A single window of Nicotiana sylvestris chromosome 3, ASM39365v2, whole genome shotgun sequence DNA harbors:
- the LOC104244707 gene encoding glycerol-3-phosphate dehydrogenase [NAD(+)] 2, chloroplastic isoform X1 has translation MTWLLEPPFVNSSIPFHSHPHNLYIRNNSFFKPISAAPGAVEPLSPEPEPEPESLALSLDGPRERRRVVRLAWEKLVRWSRSLRSKAKTDVIERTNKIVVLGGGSFGTAMAAHVATRKSQLEVNMLVRDPQVCRSINEEHYNCKYFPQHKLPENVIATTDAKAALLGADFCFHAVPVQFSSSFLEEIANHVDPGLPFISLSKGLELNTLRTMSQIIPKALKNPRQPYVALSGPSFALELMNELPTAMVVASKDKKMANSVQQLMACRNLRINTSSDVTGVEIAGALKNVLAIAAGIVEGLNLGNNSMAALVSQGCSEIRWLATKMGAKSTTLTGLSGTGDIMLTCFVSLSRNRTVGVRLGSGEKLDDILSSMNQVAEGVTTAGAVIALAQKYKVKMPVLTAVARIIDNELTPTKAVFELMNLPQVEEV, from the exons ATGACTTGGCTATTAGAGCCGCCTTTTGTTAATTCTTCAATCCCTTTTCACTCTCATCCCCACAATCTCTATATCCGAAACAACTCTTTTTTCAAACCCATTTCTGCCGCCCCCGGAGCTGTAGAGCCTCTCTCGCCGGAGCCGGAGCCGGAGCCGGAAAGCCTTGCATTATCGCTTGATGGCCCAAGAGAACGCCGGAGAGTTGTCCGGTTGGCTTGGGAAAAGCTGGTTCGTTGGTCTCGCTCTTTGCGTTCTAAGGCCAAAACTGACGTCATTGAACGTACTAATAAG ATAGTGGTTCTTGGAGGTGGATCTTTTGGAACAGCAATGGCTGCTCATGTTGCAACAAGAAAGTCCCAGTTGGAAGTGAATATGCTTGTAAGAGATCCTCAAGTTTGTCGATCAATAAACGAGGAACACTATAACTG TAAATATTTTCCACAGCACAAGCTACCAGAAAATGTCATTGCAACTACAGATGCAAAAGCTGCTCTGCTAGGTGCAGATTTTTGCTTCCATGCTGTACCTGTTCAG TTCAGCTCATCATTCCTTGAGGAAATTGCCAACCATGTTGATCCAGGCTTGCCGTTCATATCTCTCAGCAAGGGTTTGGAGCTAAACACATTAAGAACAATGTCTCAGATAATTCCCAAAGCACTGAAAAATCCTCGCCAACCCTATGTTGCTCTATCTGGTCCTTCCTTTGCACTAGAGCTGATGAATGAACTACCAACAG CAATGGTAGTAGCTTCAAAAGACAAAAAGATGGCAAATTCCGTTCAGCAACTTATGGCTTGTAGAAACCTGAGAATCAACACATCAAG TGATGTTACAGGGGTTGAAATTGCAGGTGCATTGAAAAATGTGTTGGCAATTGCAGCTGGCATTGTGGAAGGACTAAATCTTGGCAACAATTCCATGGCTGCTCTTGTTTCACAAGGTTGCTCTGAAATTCGATGGTTGGCAACAAAG ATGGGTGCAAAGTCAACAACATTAACTGGTCTATCAGGAACTGGAGATATTATGCTCACATGCTTTGTGAGCCTTTCAAGAAACAGAACAGTTGGAGTTCGTCTGGGATCGGGCGAAAAACTTGACGATATACTTAGTTCAATGAATCAG GTAGCTGAAGGGGTTACAACAGCTGGAGCTGTAATTGCTTTAGCGCAAAAGTACAAGGTTAAAATGCCAGTTTTAACAGCAGTTGCAAGGATTATCGACAACGAACTAACGCCCACAAAAGCTGTTTTTGAGTTGATGAATCTCCCTCAG GTTGAAGAAGTTTAA
- the LOC104244707 gene encoding glycerol-3-phosphate dehydrogenase [NAD(+)] 2, chloroplastic isoform X2 has protein sequence MAAHVATRKSQLEVNMLVRDPQVCRSINEEHYNCKYFPQHKLPENVIATTDAKAALLGADFCFHAVPVQFSSSFLEEIANHVDPGLPFISLSKGLELNTLRTMSQIIPKALKNPRQPYVALSGPSFALELMNELPTAMVVASKDKKMANSVQQLMACRNLRINTSSDVTGVEIAGALKNVLAIAAGIVEGLNLGNNSMAALVSQGCSEIRWLATKMGAKSTTLTGLSGTGDIMLTCFVSLSRNRTVGVRLGSGEKLDDILSSMNQVAEGVTTAGAVIALAQKYKVKMPVLTAVARIIDNELTPTKAVFELMNLPQVEEV, from the exons ATGGCTGCTCATGTTGCAACAAGAAAGTCCCAGTTGGAAGTGAATATGCTTGTAAGAGATCCTCAAGTTTGTCGATCAATAAACGAGGAACACTATAACTG TAAATATTTTCCACAGCACAAGCTACCAGAAAATGTCATTGCAACTACAGATGCAAAAGCTGCTCTGCTAGGTGCAGATTTTTGCTTCCATGCTGTACCTGTTCAG TTCAGCTCATCATTCCTTGAGGAAATTGCCAACCATGTTGATCCAGGCTTGCCGTTCATATCTCTCAGCAAGGGTTTGGAGCTAAACACATTAAGAACAATGTCTCAGATAATTCCCAAAGCACTGAAAAATCCTCGCCAACCCTATGTTGCTCTATCTGGTCCTTCCTTTGCACTAGAGCTGATGAATGAACTACCAACAG CAATGGTAGTAGCTTCAAAAGACAAAAAGATGGCAAATTCCGTTCAGCAACTTATGGCTTGTAGAAACCTGAGAATCAACACATCAAG TGATGTTACAGGGGTTGAAATTGCAGGTGCATTGAAAAATGTGTTGGCAATTGCAGCTGGCATTGTGGAAGGACTAAATCTTGGCAACAATTCCATGGCTGCTCTTGTTTCACAAGGTTGCTCTGAAATTCGATGGTTGGCAACAAAG ATGGGTGCAAAGTCAACAACATTAACTGGTCTATCAGGAACTGGAGATATTATGCTCACATGCTTTGTGAGCCTTTCAAGAAACAGAACAGTTGGAGTTCGTCTGGGATCGGGCGAAAAACTTGACGATATACTTAGTTCAATGAATCAG GTAGCTGAAGGGGTTACAACAGCTGGAGCTGTAATTGCTTTAGCGCAAAAGTACAAGGTTAAAATGCCAGTTTTAACAGCAGTTGCAAGGATTATCGACAACGAACTAACGCCCACAAAAGCTGTTTTTGAGTTGATGAATCTCCCTCAG GTTGAAGAAGTTTAA
- the LOC104244709 gene encoding pentatricopeptide repeat-containing protein At2g40720 produces MRFLCFKSREFSTLNPVQSLVLLNSKIKTFIQQGNHFEALLAYSKEPHFPLNTSKFTFPALLKACAFLPNLHTGKTIHGTSIKTGLQYDPFIITSLINMYAKCRSLCSAVQVFDFISECKDLVQDVTIWNAMLDGYIRNGLTEECMGLFRRMQELDVKSDEYSLSILLGLFNGRVDFVKAKELHAYVVRNAFGHDPFVVTALIDMYSNCGRPRDAWCVFESVEDKDNIVMWNALIGGLCENGLWGKSLELYTLAKNRGCKLMSTTYSSTLKACSEGEDIDFGRQVHSDVVKMGFEDDPYVCTSVLSMYARVGMLEDADKAFDSVLNKEVEVWNSMISAYVGNVRGDDALRVYNEMRSRGIPSDSFTLSNILISCSTNESYDLGRAIHGELIKKPIQNNIALQSALVTMYSKCGMLNDALEVFSRMEEKDVVAWGSMISGLCQNKKFKEALEIYKQMETDNVNPDADIMAMMINASAGLESLQLGCSIHGITVKIGVELDCSVSSSLVDMYSNCGQPEIAGKVFTGVPNKSLVLWNSLITCYTKNDLPELSLNLLPQLVQQGLYPDCVTLTSALAAVSSLAILIQGKAIHCYQIRHQILEDNQVENALIDMYIKSGCLRYAERIFQYVSTRNLVTWNTMIAGYGSHSECSKAINLFNETRKYGVKPDGITFLSLISSCNHAGLVDEGFKLFHLIEEYGIKPQMDHYINVVDLLGRAGRLNDAYNFIQNIVVEPDRGVWLCLLSASRVHKNVELGEIAANNLLKMEPNRGSNYVQLLNLYVEAGRREEAASLRALMRQKGLKKNPGCSWIEVKNKLDVFFSSDSSSPRSIEIYETLQSLRSIMKNEGDYEIEAI; encoded by the coding sequence ATGCGTTTCCTTTGCTTCAAATCCCGTGAATTTTCCACTCTAAATCCAGTCCAATCTCTTGTTTTGCTTAATTCCAAAATCAAAACATTTATCCAACAAGGAAACCATTTTGAAGCTCTCTTAGCCTACTCTAAAGAACCTCATTTTCCTCTcaacacctccaaattcacttttCCTGCTCTCCTAAAAGCTTGCGCCTTTCTTCCAAATCTTCATACTGGGAAAACAATCCATGGCACAAGCATCAAAACGGGTCTTCAATATGACCCTTTTATCATCACTTCGCTCATCAACATGTACGCGAAATGCCGGTCACTTTGTAGTGCAGTCCAAGTGTTTGATTTTATTTCTGAATGTAAAGATTTGGTTCAAGATGTAACTATATGGAATGCTATGCTAGATGGGTATATCAGAAATGGGCTTACTGAGGAGTGTATGGGTTTGTTTAGAAGAATGCAAGAGCTTGATGTCAAGTCTGATGAGTACTCTCTTAGTATTCTTTTGGGGTTGTTTAATGGTCGTGTCGATTTTGTCAAAGCAAAGGAACTTCATGCTTATGTTGTTAGAAACGCTTTCGGTCATGATCCTTTTGTGGTTACTGCATTGATTGATATGTACTCTAATTGTGGTAGGCCAAGAGATGCTTGGTGCGTTTTTGAGAGTGTAGAAGACAAGGACAATATTGTCATGTGGAATGCATTAATTGGTGGGTTATGTGAGAATGGATTATGGGGAAAAAGCTTGGAACTATATACTTTAGCTAAGAACAGGGGCTGCAAACTTATGTCAACGACTTATTCTAGTACTTTGAAGGCTTGTTCTGAGGGTGAAGATATAGATTTCGGCAGGCAGGTTCATTCGGATGTTGTCAAGATGGGTTTTGAGGATGATCCTTATGTCTGTACATCGGTGTTGTCCATGTATGCAAGGGTTGGAATGTTGGAAGATGCAGACAAGGCTTTTGATTCTGTATTAAATAAAGAGGTTGAAGTGTGGAATTCTATGATTTCAGCTTATGTAGGCAATGTCAGAGGCGATGATGCTCTGCGTGTGTATAATGAGATGCGATCAAGAGGCATTCCTTCTGATTCTTTCACCCTGTCAAATATTCTTATATCATGCAGCACGAACGAATCTTATGATTTAGGTAGGGCAATTCATGGCGAACTGATAAAGAAACCAATACAGAATAACATCGCGTTGCAAAGTGCTCTAGTGACTATGTACTCAAAATGTGGAATGTTAAATGACGCTCTTGAAGTTTTCAGTAGAATGGAGGAGAAGGATGTGGTTGCATGGGGCTCAATGATCTCAGGTCTTTGTCAAAATAAGAAATTCAAGGAGGCATTGGAAATATATAAACAGATGGAGACTGATAATGTTAATCCAGATGCTGATATAATGGCAATGATGATAAATGCAAGTGCAGGACTAGAAAGCTTACAGTTAGGTTGCTCTATCCATGGAATCACAGTCAAGATTGGAGTAGAATTAGATTGTTCAGTAAGCAGTTCTCTTGTAGATATGTATTCTAATTGTGGTCAGCCGGAGATAGCTGGAAAGGTTTTCACTGGTGTTCCTAATAAGAGTTTGGTGCTTTGGAACTCTCTGATCACTTGCTATACGAAAAATGACTTACCTGAGCTCTCTTTAAATCTTCTTCCTCAACTTGTGCAGCAAGGATTGTATCCGGACTGTGTTACACTTACTAGTGCCCTTGCTGCTGTTTCATCTTTAGCGATACTGATTCAAGGAAAGGCAATTCATTGTTACCAAATAAGGCATCAAATTCTAGAAGACAATCaagtggaaaatgcactaattgataTGTATATAAAAAGTGGATGCTTAAGGTATGCAGAGCGTATATTCCAGTACGTATCCACAAGAAACTTAGTAACATGGAATACGATGATTGCAGGGTATGGATCTCACAGTGAGTGCAGTAAAGCTATTAACTTGTTCAATGAAACGAGGAAATACGGAGTCAAGCCTGATGGCATAACTTTCCTTTCCTTAATTTCCTCTTGCAACCATGCTGGTTTAGTGGATGAAGGCTTTAAACTATTTCACTTAATAGAAGAGTATGGAATAAAACCTCAAATGGACCACTACATAAATGTGGTGGACCTTCTAGGTCGTGCTGGACGCTTGAATGATGCATATAATTTCATACAAAATATTGTGGTGGAGCCTGACCGGGGCGTGTGGCTTTGCCTTTTGTCAGCCTCTCGAGTCCATAAAAACGTAGAGCTTGGAGAAATAGCTGCCAATAACCTTCTGAAGATGGAACCTAACAGAGGTAGCAATTACGTTCAACTTTTAAATCTCTATGTGGAAGCTGGGCGGAGGGAAGAAGCAGCAAGTTTGAGGGCTTTGATGAGGCAGAAAGGTTTGAAGAAGAACCCTGGATGTAGTTGGATTGAGGTGAAAAATAAACTTGATGTTTTCTTCTCAAGTGATTCATCATCGCCAAGGTCAATTGAGATCTATGAGACACTGCAAAGTCTCAGAAGTATCATGAAAAACGAAGGAGATTATGAGATTGAGGCAATATGA